The following proteins are encoded in a genomic region of Paenibacillus sp. FSL H3-0469:
- a CDS encoding glycoside hydrolase family 140 protein: protein MEHTNLSNESESDLKNASLTRTEPGSGVNGLKPLRVSGNRRYLETADGAPFFWLGDTAWELFHRLSREDAGLYLRTRAEQGFTVIQAVLLAEFAGVTTGNAYGRLPLGMNDEDLPDPQRPDLDGPYSYWDHVDYILDTAERLGLYIALLPTWGDKFNRIGGKGPEIFTADNAAAYGRWLGGRYKTRANVIWVLGGDRTLTTSLHFNVVNGMARGLKEGGAEQLMTFHPKGAESSSHHLHDEEWLDFNMIQSGHGEREITNYVRVQSDYAREPVKPTVDAEPCYEDIPVSFNEKNGYFDAADVRRAAYYAMLSGAFGHTYGHHSVWSMCEGRHDPSGFTEPGTFFIMSWREALRRPGAEQMRHLRKLLEPYLGDGLAPNQKLIAANFGGANFMTAAQTSTTAFIYCPNGLYVDAAMGYIEGKEAVASWYSPREGLMIPGERVPNEGIQRFAAPNSGRGNDWVLILEGV, encoded by the coding sequence ATGGAACACACGAACTTAAGCAACGAGTCTGAGTCTGATTTAAAAAATGCTTCGCTAACGCGCACGGAGCCCGGCAGCGGCGTAAACGGACTGAAGCCGCTGCGGGTCTCCGGGAACCGCCGCTACCTGGAGACGGCGGACGGCGCTCCGTTCTTCTGGCTCGGGGACACCGCCTGGGAGCTGTTCCACCGGCTGAGCCGCGAGGATGCCGGGCTGTATTTGCGCACCCGCGCTGAGCAGGGGTTCACAGTCATACAGGCAGTGCTGCTCGCCGAATTCGCTGGAGTCACAACCGGCAATGCCTACGGGCGGCTGCCGCTCGGGATGAATGACGAAGATCTGCCCGATCCGCAGCGTCCTGATCTGGACGGCCCGTATTCCTACTGGGATCACGTGGATTACATCCTCGACACCGCAGAGCGGTTAGGACTGTATATCGCCCTTCTGCCTACCTGGGGCGATAAGTTCAACCGGATCGGCGGCAAGGGGCCGGAAATTTTCACGGCGGATAACGCGGCCGCTTACGGCAGATGGCTTGGGGGCAGGTACAAGACCCGGGCCAACGTGATTTGGGTGCTGGGCGGGGACCGGACGCTGACCACAAGCCTGCATTTCAACGTGGTGAACGGGATGGCCAGAGGGCTGAAGGAAGGCGGAGCCGAGCAGCTCATGACCTTCCACCCCAAAGGGGCGGAATCCTCGTCGCACCATCTGCATGATGAGGAATGGCTGGACTTCAATATGATCCAGTCAGGGCACGGGGAACGGGAGATCACTAATTACGTCAGAGTGCAGAGCGACTACGCCAGGGAGCCCGTCAAGCCGACAGTGGATGCCGAGCCCTGCTATGAAGATATTCCGGTCAGTTTTAATGAAAAGAACGGCTATTTCGACGCAGCCGACGTCCGCCGGGCTGCCTATTATGCGATGTTATCCGGCGCGTTTGGCCACACCTACGGCCACCATTCGGTATGGTCGATGTGCGAAGGCAGGCACGACCCCTCAGGGTTCACGGAGCCCGGCACTTTTTTCATCATGTCCTGGCGTGAGGCGCTCCGCCGTCCGGGTGCGGAACAGATGCGGCATCTCCGCAAGCTGCTGGAGCCTTATCTAGGAGACGGCCTTGCACCGAACCAAAAGCTGATTGCCGCTAACTTTGGCGGCGCCAACTTTATGACCGCTGCACAAACTTCTACAACCGCTTTCATTTATTGTCCGAACGGCTTGTATGTCGATGCCGCCATGGGTTATATTGAGGGCAAGGAAGCCGTGGCCTCCTGGTACTCTCCCAGGGAAGGGTTGATGATCCCCGGGGAACGGGTGCCGAACGAAGGTATACAACGCTTTGCTGCCCCGAACAGCGGAAGAGGAAATGACTGGGTACTCATACTAGAGGGGGTCTGA
- a CDS encoding response regulator: protein MYKVMIVEDEMLVRIGLKNSVEWSKFDLEVTADFPDGQAAWDYYEREKPDVVITDICMPKMDGMELIANIRKTDKDTRVVVLSCLEEFELARKALALDVSSYILKLTMTEQEIEDVLRRVREELDRQEDRSGGREEPGVSLSSLELVKEKMFKDFLFYRIFSAQEFGRFAEQSGLRLSPVRLAVCVMEVDRYALLKERFRDEHGHLVKMSLLNMLGEILSAHRRGEAFQINDRHYALVMPFADMLSEQAIVKEIGTILGQIQEMISLYFNSSVSFGISGIRGGYDALPKLYAEAQHALECKFISGPGLHHRGTRRPDSSGVRTRLALLRKNASIRELLSPLKQKEYDAYLDVFEREVEGERKTLEMMLFQFVQWISTNLYDDSHNERTLLISITENLEDCDTLPDMLDEVNAYIETLAEYISNRLQMSDEITRAIQYIKRHYTENISLQNVADHVGLSFSYLSNLFRKELQISYIDYLNRYRIERAKELLAESQLKSSDVAVQVGFSPEYTYFSKVFKKITGLGPNEYRRQLLSGPKRRA from the coding sequence ATGTATAAGGTGATGATCGTCGAGGACGAAATGCTCGTTCGGATCGGGCTTAAGAATTCGGTCGAATGGAGCAAATTCGATTTGGAAGTAACTGCCGATTTTCCGGATGGCCAGGCTGCTTGGGATTACTACGAGCGCGAGAAGCCCGATGTGGTCATTACCGATATTTGTATGCCCAAGATGGACGGCATGGAGCTTATTGCCAATATCCGCAAGACCGACAAGGATACACGGGTTGTTGTGCTGTCCTGTCTGGAAGAATTTGAGCTGGCGCGTAAGGCGCTGGCTCTTGACGTCTCCAGCTATATTCTGAAGCTGACGATGACCGAGCAGGAGATCGAGGATGTGCTGCGGCGGGTCAGGGAGGAGCTGGACCGCCAGGAGGACCGGAGCGGCGGACGGGAGGAGCCCGGCGTATCCCTATCCAGCCTGGAGCTGGTGAAGGAGAAGATGTTCAAGGATTTCCTGTTCTACCGGATCTTCTCGGCGCAGGAATTCGGCCGCTTCGCCGAGCAAAGCGGGCTGAGATTGTCCCCGGTGCGGCTCGCGGTCTGCGTGATGGAGGTGGACCGCTATGCGCTGCTTAAGGAGCGGTTCCGCGACGAGCACGGCCATCTGGTGAAGATGTCGCTGCTCAATATGCTGGGCGAAATCCTGTCCGCCCACCGCAGAGGGGAAGCGTTTCAGATCAACGACCGGCATTATGCGCTCGTCATGCCTTTTGCCGACATGCTGTCCGAGCAGGCGATCGTCAAGGAGATCGGGACCATCCTCGGTCAGATCCAGGAGATGATCTCCCTGTATTTCAACAGCTCGGTATCGTTTGGCATCAGCGGCATCCGCGGCGGTTACGATGCGCTGCCGAAGCTGTACGCCGAGGCGCAGCACGCGCTGGAGTGCAAATTCATCTCTGGACCGGGACTGCATCACCGCGGCACCCGGAGGCCCGACTCGTCGGGCGTGCGGACCCGGCTTGCGCTCCTGCGGAAGAACGCCTCCATCCGCGAGCTGCTCTCCCCCTTGAAGCAGAAGGAATATGATGCCTATCTGGATGTGTTCGAGCGGGAGGTTGAAGGAGAGCGGAAGACGCTGGAAATGATGCTGTTCCAGTTCGTCCAGTGGATCAGCACCAATCTGTACGATGACAGCCACAACGAACGAACCCTGCTGATCAGCATCACCGAGAATCTGGAGGACTGCGATACGCTGCCCGATATGCTGGACGAGGTGAATGCTTATATTGAGACGCTGGCCGAATATATTAGTAACCGCTTACAGATGAGCGATGAAATTACGCGGGCCATCCAGTACATCAAACGCCACTACACGGAAAATATCAGCCTGCAAAACGTTGCCGACCATGTCGGCCTGAGCTTCAGCTACTTAAGCAATCTGTTCCGCAAAGAGCTGCAGATTTCCTATATCGACTATTTGAACCGCTACCGGATCGAGCGGGCGAAGGAGCTGCTGGCTGAGAGCCAGTTGAAATCATCCGATGTCGCCGTCCAGGTCGGTTTTTCCCCTGAATATACGTACTTCAGCAAGGTGTTCAAGAAAATCACGGGCCTAGGCCCGAATGAATACCGCAGACAGCTTCTGTCCGGGCCGAAGAGGAGAGCATGA
- a CDS encoding histidine kinase, whose translation MKSLARSMFASRSLRTQLILYIMVISLAVLAGASYFIFSYMQRMVKDQNERLLYQQFQQLDHNITGLVSEVDRLSLLFLRDDNIQRFLYKISEKTEIEFLESKNDVQRLIADFIDNYSYIDSVYITADNLGVVGGSATRTLVYSKEEWQQSFFSSEPFRRTLEMYPKLIIEAGIQKSFYNPYLTGPDDGHLISLMRGTRAIYDPTTSATLIFNIDERYLVSIYATALNKAEGDMYIVNGSGRIVSSSVPERIGTKSSFVPGEEEGVQYGSFDGHSAGRSVQVVYYKLTNGGWYLLKEIPLSQYSEQIYGVQRMLVIVFILSVLVIFIVSYFWLRRIIKPLHLLSLKMKDMSRGELGVTLDHIPNNELGTVIRRFNEMSLSMVELVDKNNEIQEKKRELEIEALQYQINPHFLYNTLNMIRWMAVIVKADNIVQTIVALGNILRPVFSSKDSMCTLRDELSYLDNYMKIINMRFNNSIAFEVEVDEALMDCLVPRFILQPLVENSIASGRQNEEFAIRIGIGAELAGETLQLIVTDSGTGLDVEKVRELNGKLAGGESPKPGGGGSGIGLNNVNKRIHLYYGPDYGVRFVPREHGAEVRVSLPVRGSQGD comes from the coding sequence ATGAAGTCCCTCGCCAGGTCGATGTTCGCCTCCCGGTCGCTCCGGACGCAGCTTATCCTGTATATTATGGTGATCAGCCTCGCCGTGCTGGCCGGGGCTTCTTATTTTATTTTTTCTTATATGCAGCGCATGGTCAAGGACCAGAACGAACGTCTCCTCTACCAGCAGTTCCAGCAGCTTGACCACAATATTACGGGGCTGGTGAGCGAGGTGGACCGGCTGTCGCTGCTGTTCTTAAGGGACGATAACATCCAGCGGTTTCTGTATAAAATATCCGAAAAAACCGAGATTGAATTTCTGGAATCGAAAAACGACGTCCAGCGCCTCATCGCGGATTTCATCGATAATTACAGCTACATTGATTCCGTGTATATTACGGCGGACAATCTCGGCGTCGTCGGCGGGAGCGCAACCCGGACGCTTGTCTATTCCAAGGAGGAGTGGCAGCAGAGCTTTTTCTCGTCAGAGCCCTTCCGCCGGACGCTGGAAATGTACCCGAAGCTGATTATCGAAGCCGGCATTCAAAAATCGTTCTATAACCCCTATCTGACCGGACCGGACGACGGGCATCTGATCAGCCTGATGCGCGGCACGCGCGCCATCTACGACCCGACGACCAGCGCCACCCTGATCTTCAACATCGACGAGCGGTATCTGGTCTCCATCTATGCGACTGCACTCAATAAGGCCGAAGGGGATATGTACATCGTTAACGGCAGCGGGCGGATCGTCTCCTCCAGCGTGCCTGAACGGATCGGGACGAAGAGCTCTTTTGTGCCGGGTGAGGAGGAAGGCGTCCAGTACGGCAGCTTCGACGGCCATTCGGCCGGGCGCAGCGTCCAGGTGGTGTATTACAAGCTTACGAACGGCGGCTGGTATCTGCTGAAGGAAATTCCGTTGAGCCAATACTCTGAGCAAATCTACGGCGTGCAGCGGATGCTGGTGATTGTCTTCATACTCAGCGTGCTGGTCATCTTCATCGTCTCCTACTTCTGGCTGCGCCGGATTATCAAGCCGCTGCATCTGCTCTCGCTCAAGATGAAGGATATGAGCCGCGGCGAGCTTGGCGTGACGCTGGACCATATTCCAAATAATGAGCTGGGTACGGTTATCCGCCGGTTCAACGAGATGTCGCTGAGTATGGTAGAGCTGGTAGACAAGAACAACGAGATTCAGGAGAAAAAAAGAGAGCTGGAGATCGAAGCGCTTCAGTATCAGATTAATCCTCATTTTCTGTACAACACGCTGAACATGATCCGCTGGATGGCCGTTATCGTCAAGGCTGACAACATCGTCCAAACGATTGTGGCGCTGGGCAATATTCTGCGTCCCGTCTTCTCCAGCAAGGATTCCATGTGCACGCTGCGCGACGAGCTGTCCTATCTGGACAATTACATGAAAATCATCAACATGCGCTTTAACAACAGCATTGCCTTTGAAGTCGAGGTGGACGAGGCGCTGATGGACTGTCTGGTGCCCCGCTTTATTCTGCAGCCGCTCGTGGAGAACTCGATCGCTTCGGGCCGCCAGAATGAAGAGTTCGCCATCCGGATCGGGATCGGGGCCGAGCTTGCCGGGGAGACGCTTCAGCTGATTGTAACGGACTCCGGAACCGGGCTGGACGTAGAAAAGGTGCGGGAGCTGAACGGCAAGCTCGCCGGAGGCGAGTCGCCTAAGCCGGGCGGCGGGGGCAGCGGCATCGGCCTGAACAATGTGAACAAGCGGATTCATCTGTATTACGGCCCGGATTACGGCGTCCGTTTCGTACCTAGGGAGCACGGGGCCGAGGTGCGGGTCAGCCTGCCAGTGAGGGGTAGTCAGGGGGACTAA
- a CDS encoding ABC transporter permease subunit: MEYTYTAKSKPVKAKKRVRLLRKDGITLLLLALPFVLFTFAFSYVPLFGWIYAFFDYKPGIPLSHSAFLGLENFRSMLTDPRMGPVLVNTLALSLLSIATAPIPMLLAILISEVRSGWFKRLVQTVSTLPHYISWIIVFSLAFSMFSTEGAVNSIMTKTGIGSPPVDVLGNYERVWTVQTMMLLWKGVGWSAIIYLAAIVGIDSEQYDAAKVDGAGRFRTIWHITLPSIMPTFIVLLLLSVSNLLSAGFEQYLIFSNVMIADRIEVLDLYVYRLGLVTGDYSYSTAVGIFKTAISVILLFTVNFLSKKFRGQGIV, translated from the coding sequence ATGGAGTACACCTACACCGCAAAATCAAAGCCCGTCAAGGCCAAAAAGCGCGTCAGACTGCTGCGCAAAGACGGTATTACACTGCTGCTGCTGGCCCTGCCGTTCGTGCTGTTCACCTTCGCGTTCAGTTACGTGCCGCTGTTCGGCTGGATTTACGCCTTCTTTGATTACAAGCCGGGCATTCCGCTGAGCCATTCCGCTTTCCTGGGACTGGAGAATTTCCGCTCGATGCTGACCGATCCGCGGATGGGACCGGTGCTGGTGAACACGCTGGCCTTAAGCCTGCTGTCCATCGCAACCGCGCCGATTCCGATGCTGCTGGCCATTCTGATCTCGGAGGTGCGCTCCGGCTGGTTCAAGCGGCTCGTCCAGACCGTGTCGACGCTTCCCCACTATATAAGCTGGATTATCGTATTCTCACTCGCGTTCAGTATGTTCAGCACGGAGGGCGCCGTTAACTCGATTATGACGAAGACAGGCATCGGCAGTCCGCCGGTGGACGTACTGGGCAACTACGAACGGGTATGGACGGTGCAGACAATGATGCTGCTCTGGAAAGGGGTCGGCTGGAGCGCAATCATCTACCTGGCCGCCATCGTCGGCATCGACAGCGAGCAGTACGATGCGGCCAAGGTGGACGGAGCCGGGCGCTTCCGCACAATCTGGCATATCACGCTGCCGAGCATTATGCCTACCTTCATCGTGCTGCTGCTGCTGTCCGTCAGCAATCTGCTGTCCGCCGGCTTTGAGCAATATCTGATCTTCAGCAACGTCATGATTGCCGACCGCATCGAGGTGCTGGACCTGTATGTGTACCGGCTCGGGCTGGTGACGGGCGACTACTCCTACTCAACAGCCGTAGGGATCTTCAAGACCGCCATCAGCGTGATTCTGCTCTTCACCGTGAATTTCCTGTCGAAGAAATTCCGCGGTCAAGGCATCGTATGA
- a CDS encoding carbohydrate ABC transporter permease, whose translation MSTYEETQVYRRRRRMDWKDAAFTVCNYLFLTLLVIVTIYPFYYIFIYSVSDPIEAQKGVLIWPAGFSLEAYKATVKLPGISDAAIVTVARTVLGTLITVFSCSFFAYLITKDEMPLRKMIYRFVLITMYFNAGFIPWYLTMKTYGLQNNFLLYIIPSAISGFNIILIKTFIEQLPASLEESAKIDGAGYFKVYTSIIFPLSMPIIATIAVFAAVAQWNTWFDNFFLVENPKLQTLQLVLYNFLNQSSNLSNMTTDQLTRGDLVRTLTPQSIRMTITMIVTLPIVLVYPMLQRYFVKGIMMGAVKG comes from the coding sequence ATGAGCACCTATGAAGAAACGCAAGTCTACCGGCGGCGCAGACGGATGGACTGGAAGGATGCCGCCTTCACTGTATGCAACTATCTTTTTCTGACCCTGCTGGTCATCGTGACGATCTACCCGTTCTACTACATCTTCATCTACTCGGTCAGCGATCCGATCGAAGCCCAGAAGGGCGTGCTCATCTGGCCTGCCGGATTCTCGCTGGAAGCCTACAAAGCAACGGTCAAGCTCCCTGGCATCTCTGATGCGGCGATCGTGACCGTCGCCCGGACGGTGCTTGGTACGCTCATTACCGTCTTCAGCTGCTCATTCTTCGCCTATCTCATTACCAAGGACGAAATGCCGCTGCGCAAGATGATCTACCGGTTCGTGCTGATCACGATGTATTTCAACGCCGGCTTCATTCCCTGGTATCTGACGATGAAGACGTACGGGCTGCAAAACAACTTTCTGCTGTATATCATACCGAGCGCCATTTCGGGCTTTAACATTATCCTGATCAAAACGTTCATCGAGCAGCTGCCGGCTTCGCTGGAGGAATCGGCCAAAATCGACGGCGCCGGTTACTTCAAAGTCTACACCAGCATCATCTTTCCGCTGTCGATGCCGATTATTGCTACCATTGCCGTATTTGCGGCGGTGGCCCAGTGGAATACTTGGTTCGACAACTTTTTTCTGGTCGAGAATCCGAAGCTGCAGACGTTGCAGCTGGTGCTGTACAACTTCCTCAACCAGTCGAGCAACCTGTCCAACATGACGACTGATCAGCTCACCCGGGGCGATCTCGTGCGGACACTGACGCCGCAGTCGATCCGGATGACGATTACGATGATCGTAACGCTTCCGATCGTGCTGGTGTATCCGATGCTGCAGCGGTATTTTGTCAAAGGGATCATGATGGGTGCGGTTAAAGGCTGA
- a CDS encoding extracellular solute-binding protein, which yields MRQKRTLQLLLASLMTASLALSACSNGNNTGGNAASSPPAGGTNSAGAEATDSGSAKEQVTLRVLIMETGSKWNTHQDSVVAKAIADKLGVKIEYVEADENKFNVLLAGGDLPDIVRTDVNKFQKQLIEGELIVPLDDMLAEHGKDISANVGTVVEYSKKNWSNGTGKLYFLPPQVQSKPGTSIAPITIGPTIRWDWYKEIGAPAINTMDDLLDVVEQIVQKHPQTEDGKKVYGVSMWQDWGLWPYLIPPIIFNKLSGSTSDLTAAPVGGSEFISTLTDESSNFWTAMDFYNKANRRGLLDPDSLTMKNNDYMAKATAGQIVVGPATWAMGDFNAQHATDGKGYIVVPAGKLAWTGAVNPLGWQDKAYSISKSSKNPDKAMEFLNYIFSYEGARTMYNGVEGTHWSMVDGKPVLSDETLALKAAGGAPYEATGLSLDRNIIGLGGDMINPNDQMPVDLFTSEEALAKAATPLEKDFAQHFGASYSGEVFKKLIDEGKLDTFTTWMNEMSDEEIIKRNTVPGVTLTDALKKQEAELKELAAREAAKIILSKDDKTFEANKQAALKAFQKGGADEFTAWYNGEVKKLRTEHGL from the coding sequence ATGAGACAAAAAAGAACGCTCCAACTGCTCCTTGCTTCGCTCATGACTGCATCCCTGGCGCTGTCCGCCTGCTCGAACGGAAACAATACCGGAGGGAATGCCGCAAGCAGCCCGCCTGCCGGGGGAACGAACTCGGCCGGTGCAGAGGCTACTGATTCCGGGAGCGCCAAAGAGCAGGTTACCCTGCGTGTGCTGATTATGGAAACCGGCTCCAAATGGAATACCCATCAGGACAGCGTGGTCGCTAAGGCGATTGCCGACAAGCTCGGCGTCAAAATTGAATACGTGGAGGCTGACGAGAACAAGTTCAACGTTCTGCTGGCCGGCGGCGATCTGCCTGACATCGTCCGGACCGATGTGAACAAGTTCCAGAAGCAGCTGATCGAGGGCGAGCTGATCGTGCCGCTGGACGATATGCTGGCTGAGCACGGCAAGGACATCAGCGCGAATGTCGGAACTGTAGTGGAATACAGCAAAAAGAACTGGAGCAACGGCACAGGCAAGCTGTACTTCCTGCCGCCTCAGGTTCAGTCCAAGCCCGGAACTTCCATTGCCCCAATCACGATCGGCCCTACGATCCGCTGGGACTGGTATAAGGAAATCGGCGCTCCTGCCATCAACACGATGGATGATCTGCTGGATGTAGTGGAGCAAATCGTGCAGAAGCACCCGCAAACCGAGGACGGCAAAAAGGTATACGGCGTCTCCATGTGGCAGGATTGGGGGCTGTGGCCTTACCTGATTCCGCCGATCATCTTCAACAAGCTGAGCGGGTCCACCAGCGACCTGACGGCAGCGCCGGTTGGCGGCAGCGAATTCATCAGCACGCTGACAGATGAATCGTCCAACTTCTGGACGGCGATGGACTTCTACAACAAGGCGAACCGCCGGGGACTGCTCGATCCCGATTCTCTGACGATGAAGAATAATGACTACATGGCTAAAGCGACAGCCGGCCAGATCGTGGTCGGACCCGCGACCTGGGCGATGGGCGACTTCAACGCCCAGCATGCTACAGACGGCAAAGGCTATATTGTAGTACCCGCCGGGAAGCTGGCCTGGACCGGGGCTGTGAATCCGCTCGGCTGGCAGGATAAGGCTTACTCTATTTCCAAGAGCTCCAAGAATCCCGACAAAGCGATGGAATTCCTGAACTACATTTTCTCTTACGAAGGCGCAAGAACGATGTATAACGGCGTTGAAGGCACGCACTGGAGCATGGTGGACGGCAAGCCGGTGCTGAGCGATGAGACGCTTGCGCTGAAAGCCGCCGGCGGGGCTCCGTATGAAGCGACTGGCCTGTCGCTCGACCGCAACATTATCGGCCTTGGCGGCGATATGATCAACCCGAACGATCAGATGCCGGTGGACCTGTTCACCTCGGAGGAAGCGCTGGCGAAGGCGGCTACTCCGTTGGAGAAGGATTTCGCCCAGCACTTCGGTGCTTCCTATTCGGGCGAGGTGTTCAAGAAGCTGATCGATGAAGGCAAGCTGGATACGTTCACCACCTGGATGAACGAAATGTCCGATGAGGAGATCATCAAGCGCAACACGGTTCCGGGCGTAACGCTGACCGATGCGCTGAAGAAGCAGGAGGCCGAGCTGAAGGAGCTCGCCGCCCGCGAAGCCGCCAAGATCATCCTGAGCAAGGATGACAAAACGTTCGAAGCCAACAAGCAGGCGGCACTGAAGGCGTTCCAGAAAGGCGGAGCCGACGAGTTCACCGCATGGTATAACGGGGAGGTCAAGAAGCTCAGAACGGAACACGGCCTGTAA